The following coding sequences are from one Treponema parvum window:
- a CDS encoding HAD family hydrolase, whose amino-acid sequence MDKTKPTAALFDLDGVVLDTESQYSLFWKNIGKTYLNNENIANQIKGTSLKYIYETFFPDRENDRKKISAELEEFERNMKMEFISGAKNFIEELRSRGIKTAVVTSSNLIKMQAVYKAQPEIKSLFNKILTAEQFKKSKPAPDPYLLGARVFDTIEKNCVVFEDSFNGLKSGRAAGMRVIGLATTNPKNEISAYADLVINDFTELTLEKFYSVLEQ is encoded by the coding sequence ATGGACAAAACAAAACCTACCGCAGCTCTTTTTGATCTTGACGGCGTAGTACTCGACACGGAATCGCAATATTCGCTTTTTTGGAAAAATATAGGCAAAACTTATCTGAATAATGAAAACATCGCAAATCAAATAAAGGGAACTTCGTTAAAATACATTTATGAAACCTTTTTTCCCGACCGAGAAAACGATCGAAAAAAAATAAGCGCCGAACTTGAAGAATTTGAAAGAAATATGAAAATGGAATTTATTTCGGGAGCAAAAAATTTTATCGAAGAACTAAGATCCCGCGGCATAAAAACGGCCGTAGTAACCAGTTCGAATTTAATAAAAATGCAGGCCGTCTATAAAGCACAGCCTGAAATAAAATCTCTTTTTAACAAAATTCTTACCGCCGAGCAGTTTAAGAAAAGCAAACCGGCTCCGGATCCGTATTTGCTCGGAGCCAGAGTATTCGACACGATTGAAAAAAACTGTGTCGTCTTTGAAGATTCCTTTAACGGACTTAAATCCGGACGCGCCGCGGGCATGCGTGTTATAGGACTTGCAACCACAAACCCGAAAAACGAAATCTCAGCTTACGCCGACTTGGTAATAAACGATTTTACCGAGCTTACCTTGGAAAAATTTTACAG
- a CDS encoding class I SAM-dependent methyltransferase, whose product MNADIQVLSPNGRKKEWFENEDFWNNFAPIMFDAQRWAEAPTVADSVCKIAGLGRGSSVLDAGCGPGRIAIELALKGISVTGVDLIQSELDAASETAEAENVNIELIKADLRTYKSEKKFDAAVSLYTSFGYCESIEDDMKILKHICDAVKDDGWFILECTSRETAILYFTEGEWFERAGKTVLTEFSVTGAWEGLLSKWILIDNCTGARIEHEFVQRLYSAVELKRMMTAAGFKSAEIYGDFDFSPYDQKARTMVIVARK is encoded by the coding sequence ATGAACGCAGACATACAGGTTTTATCTCCGAACGGAAGAAAAAAAGAATGGTTTGAAAACGAAGATTTTTGGAACAATTTCGCTCCCATAATGTTCGATGCGCAAAGATGGGCTGAAGCGCCTACGGTTGCCGACAGCGTATGCAAGATTGCAGGTTTGGGCAGAGGAAGCAGCGTTTTGGATGCGGGCTGCGGCCCGGGACGCATAGCGATAGAGCTGGCGCTTAAAGGAATTTCCGTAACGGGCGTGGATCTCATACAGTCGGAACTGGATGCAGCCTCGGAGACCGCAGAAGCGGAAAACGTAAATATAGAACTCATAAAAGCCGACCTTCGCACATATAAGTCTGAAAAAAAATTCGACGCGGCGGTCAGTTTGTATACTTCGTTCGGATACTGCGAATCCATCGAAGACGATATGAAGATTCTGAAACACATCTGCGATGCGGTAAAAGACGACGGCTGGTTTATTTTGGAATGTACAAGCAGGGAAACCGCCATACTTTATTTTACCGAAGGTGAATGGTTTGAAAGAGCGGGAAAGACCGTTCTGACCGAATTTTCCGTAACAGGCGCGTGGGAAGGACTCCTCTCAAAGTGGATATTGATCGACAACTGCACGGGCGCAAGAATCGAACACGAATTTGTGCAGCGACTTTATTCCGCTGTCGAATTAAAGCGCATGATGACGGCGGCAGGTTTTAAAAGCGCGGAAATTTACGGCGATTTTGATTTTTCTCCTTACGATCAAAAAGCGAGGACTATGGTTATTGTCGCAAGAAAATAA
- the dgoD gene encoding galactonate dehydratase, with product MKITKLNLYIVPPRWLFLEVETDEGICGWGEPVIEGRADVVKAAVEDFSRYLIGKDPSKIEDLWQTMYRTGFYRGGPEVMSAIAGIDQALWDIKGKNLGVPVYELLGGLCRDKLRVYSWVGGDRPDDLEKGVRALWDSGCTAVKMNATEEMHYIDSFEKVEAVCKRVEAIRNTMGSKMDIAVDFHGRVHKSMAKVLAHELEPYHLMFIEEPVLPQNNEALREIANHTSTPIATGERMFSRWDFKNLFEDGYADIIQPDLSHAGGISEVKKIASMAEAYDMSVAPHCPLGPIALAACVQLDACTPNVCIQEQSLGIHYNKGADLLDYLKDPEVFKFKDGYISIPASPGLGIEVNKEKVLEAAEIGHRWKNPIWRNYDGTVAEW from the coding sequence GTGAAAATTACGAAATTGAACCTTTATATCGTGCCTCCGAGATGGCTGTTCTTGGAAGTTGAAACGGATGAAGGCATCTGTGGATGGGGAGAGCCTGTAATTGAAGGACGCGCCGATGTTGTAAAAGCTGCTGTTGAAGATTTCAGCCGTTATCTTATTGGAAAAGATCCCTCTAAAATTGAAGATTTATGGCAGACAATGTATCGTACGGGTTTTTACCGCGGCGGCCCCGAAGTAATGAGCGCCATTGCAGGTATTGACCAGGCTTTATGGGATATAAAAGGAAAAAATCTCGGAGTTCCGGTTTATGAACTTCTCGGCGGCTTATGCCGCGACAAATTGCGTGTGTACAGCTGGGTCGGCGGAGATCGTCCCGATGATTTGGAAAAGGGTGTAAGGGCGTTGTGGGACAGCGGCTGCACAGCCGTAAAGATGAACGCAACTGAAGAAATGCATTACATTGACAGCTTCGAAAAAGTGGAAGCCGTCTGCAAGCGCGTTGAAGCCATTCGTAATACTATGGGAAGTAAAATGGATATAGCTGTTGATTTTCACGGCCGTGTTCATAAATCCATGGCTAAAGTTTTGGCGCATGAACTTGAACCGTATCATCTTATGTTCATTGAAGAACCCGTCCTTCCGCAGAATAATGAAGCTCTTCGCGAAATTGCAAATCATACTTCTACGCCTATTGCGACGGGTGAACGTATGTTCAGCCGTTGGGACTTCAAGAATTTGTTTGAAGACGGTTATGCGGATATAATCCAGCCCGATCTTTCTCATGCGGGCGGAATCAGTGAAGTTAAAAAAATCGCCTCAATGGCTGAGGCTTATGATATGTCCGTGGCGCCGCACTGTCCCCTTGGGCCTATCGCTCTTGCAGCTTGTGTTCAGCTCGATGCGTGTACTCCGAATGTATGCATTCAGGAACAAAGCCTAGGCATACATTATAACAAAGGAGCCGATTTGCTTGACTACCTTAAAGATCCTGAAGTATTCAAGTTTAAAGACGGCTATATTTCAATACCTGCGTCTCCGGGGCTCGGTATTGAAGTAAATAAAGAAAAAGTATTGGAAGCCGCTGAAATCGGTCATCGCTGGAAAAATCCGATATGGCGCAACTATGACGGAACTGTCGCGGAATGGTGA